One region of Streptomyces capillispiralis genomic DNA includes:
- a CDS encoding DUF5997 family protein, with the protein MTSHQSTQTMKAATAAKKLGVYLEATPADFREGVVSRAELNALQADPPQWLTDLRRDGPHPRPVVAAKLGVSIAGLARGGVTEPLTTEQIEALKQERPEWLERERATQAEVRKETARIKQRDAERAQRDA; encoded by the coding sequence ATGACGTCGCACCAGAGCACCCAGACGATGAAGGCCGCGACCGCGGCGAAGAAACTGGGTGTGTACCTCGAGGCCACCCCCGCCGACTTCCGGGAGGGTGTCGTCTCACGCGCCGAGCTGAACGCGCTCCAGGCCGATCCGCCGCAGTGGCTCACGGACCTGCGGCGCGACGGCCCGCACCCCCGCCCGGTGGTCGCGGCGAAGCTCGGCGTCTCCATCGCCGGTCTCGCGCGCGGCGGGGTCACCGAGCCGCTCACCACCGAGCAGATCGAGGCGCTGAAGCAGGAGCGGCCCGAGTGGCTGGAGCGGGAGCGCGCCACCCAGGCCGAGGTCCGCAAGGAAACGGCCCGCATCAAGCAGCGGGACGCGGAGCGCGCGCAGCGCGACGCCTGA